From the genome of uncultured Fibrobacter sp., one region includes:
- a CDS encoding UvrD-helicase domain-containing protein has translation MANTAKVAISTDFLSAFAVLPKKIQGKVTEFVNKFRNNPKAPGINYEKLGGIDDKIHSVRIDDAYRGIVVRQEETGVYLLLWVDHHDEAYAWAKRKRCEVNPQTGAVQVFDVQQVEEKVKKSVKLLFADVSDSDLIKLSLPEIQLPFARSLETKEQFFDAEKVFPHDAFENLTWIVEGFPVNEVLEMVAENTASTVKSDSLATALETPESQKSFVIVDGEDELRRIMAEPLEKWRVFLHPSQRKVVQKNFSGPARVLGGAGTGKTVVAMHRAKYLASKLGDKDRILFTTFTANLANDIKENLRKICSVEEMRRIEVINFDALVSQYLREQGFSAVVKYGEDIQKLWSEAVAEASENLDFDVDFFEEEWNRVAIANEALTVEKYVKAPRVGRGTRLDRKKRLAIWKVFECYINLMRENHVRDANMAMYECSLLLQKNKKAKYAHIVVDEAQDFSDNAFRLIRSFAGEERENDIFIVGDSHQRIYKNKPMLSRCGINIRGRSSYLKVNYRTTEEIRKYAFALLNGISFDDLDDSFDVGDKCRSLTHGTAPVIQNFKDFDNEFDYIINEIKRLNNEGEALSSICIVARTQKYVDMYSDALNAAGMKVYAIKRNKSDDRSNDGIRVATMHRVKGLEFKYVFVAAINNGVMPLKSAIKNTDEISKQESLTSEKCLLYVAMTRAQKGAYITSYGKKSEFIG, from the coding sequence ATGGCTAATACCGCAAAAGTCGCAATATCTACGGATTTTCTCTCTGCATTTGCAGTGCTGCCCAAGAAAATTCAGGGCAAGGTTACCGAATTTGTAAACAAGTTCCGCAATAACCCAAAGGCTCCGGGAATCAATTACGAAAAACTCGGAGGTATCGACGACAAGATCCACTCCGTCCGTATTGACGACGCCTATCGCGGAATCGTTGTCCGCCAAGAGGAAACCGGAGTCTATTTGCTTCTGTGGGTAGATCACCATGACGAAGCCTACGCCTGGGCCAAAAGAAAACGTTGCGAAGTAAACCCGCAAACTGGCGCAGTCCAAGTTTTCGACGTCCAGCAAGTCGAAGAAAAAGTCAAAAAAAGTGTCAAACTTTTATTTGCAGATGTCAGCGATTCCGATTTAATAAAGTTAAGCCTACCCGAGATCCAGTTGCCCTTTGCAAGGAGCCTCGAAACCAAGGAACAATTCTTTGATGCCGAGAAGGTTTTCCCTCACGATGCATTTGAAAACTTGACATGGATTGTAGAAGGCTTCCCTGTCAACGAAGTACTGGAAATGGTGGCAGAAAACACTGCAAGCACCGTAAAATCCGATAGCCTTGCAACAGCCTTGGAAACACCCGAAAGCCAGAAGAGTTTTGTTATTGTTGATGGCGAAGATGAACTTCGTAGAATTATGGCTGAGCCGCTTGAAAAATGGCGTGTATTCTTGCACCCGTCCCAGCGAAAGGTGGTCCAGAAAAATTTCTCTGGGCCGGCAAGAGTCCTTGGCGGCGCGGGCACAGGAAAAACCGTTGTCGCCATGCATAGGGCAAAATACCTTGCAAGCAAACTGGGCGACAAAGATAGAATCCTGTTCACCACTTTTACCGCAAATTTGGCTAATGACATCAAGGAAAACCTGAGAAAGATTTGTTCTGTCGAAGAAATGCGACGCATCGAGGTCATCAATTTTGACGCTCTAGTAAGCCAATATCTCAGGGAACAAGGATTTTCTGCTGTTGTAAAATACGGTGAAGACATTCAAAAACTTTGGAGCGAAGCCGTTGCAGAAGCATCCGAAAATCTGGATTTCGATGTAGATTTCTTTGAAGAAGAATGGAACCGTGTGGCAATTGCCAATGAGGCGTTGACCGTAGAAAAATATGTAAAGGCGCCCCGAGTCGGACGTGGCACTCGCCTAGACAGAAAAAAGCGTTTAGCCATTTGGAAGGTCTTTGAATGCTACATTAATTTGATGCGAGAAAACCATGTACGAGATGCCAACATGGCAATGTACGAATGCTCTTTGCTGTTGCAAAAGAACAAGAAAGCAAAATACGCCCATATTGTAGTCGACGAAGCTCAAGATTTCAGCGACAACGCGTTCAGGCTGATTCGTTCATTCGCCGGAGAGGAACGAGAGAACGACATTTTTATTGTCGGCGATTCTCACCAGCGAATATATAAAAATAAGCCCATGCTTTCTCGGTGCGGAATCAATATTCGTGGACGCAGTAGCTATCTGAAAGTAAACTATCGCACCACAGAAGAAATTCGCAAATACGCATTCGCCTTGTTGAACGGAATTTCCTTTGATGATTTAGACGACTCGTTTGATGTTGGAGACAAGTGCCGTTCGCTAACTCACGGAACCGCTCCTGTAATTCAAAATTTCAAAGACTTCGACAATGAATTTGATTACATAATCAATGAAATTAAGCGGTTGAATAATGAAGGCGAAGCGCTAAGTAGCATTTGCATTGTAGCAAGAACACAGAAGTATGTGGATATGTACAGCGATGCCCTGAACGCTGCGGGAATGAAGGTGTATGCAATCAAGCGGAACAAATCAGATGACCGTTCAAACGACGGCATTCGTGTCGCCACGATGCACCGCGTGAAAGGTTTGGAATTCAAGTACGTATTCGTAGCGGCAATCAATAATGGTGTTATGCCTCTGAAGTCCGCAATAAAAAACACCGACGAAATTAGTAAGCAGGAGTCGCTCACTTCCGAAAAATGTCTCCTATACGTGGCAATGACCCGCGCGCAAAAAGGCGCCTACATTACCAGCTACGGGAAGAAATCGGAGTTTATTGGATAG
- a CDS encoding phospholipase D family protein codes for MLVFDEIEKDGTIKSNVGNKFREWLRDAVSVKIACPFISESLKFKIIEALEDKDVRLVCDLENAGCNPTTIQKILEEVADENNVRYFSGLHAKVYIFDDKRLIITSANYSKNGMGCGTLEAANFIDTVNGKGSKAAVDKAVDWFDGLFDKSLLVSEKSDAEWDRLKSRFEWNKKRIRQIEKEEIIKDSVVDLLKLGKDVNDVIFVLWSEDDDGYPEMQESIEKNYGMKFDFLTEVLPGKKGERKKELHFLDTLYKTRIRDKDAIICQLTHNDDAIRSGCIKVGKMIDMVYRKGNTCSRQSDADSVCMVYKKIRKGKWIYELDSSNCTLRELINSRIRDNLGKWEKLVDAKKDGYVTFAEMQKFLGYRN; via the coding sequence TTGAAAAAGATGGAACAATCAAGTCTAATGTAGGCAATAAATTCAGAGAATGGCTTAGAGATGCTGTTAGTGTAAAAATAGCTTGTCCATTTATTTCGGAATCATTGAAATTTAAAATTATTGAGGCTTTAGAAGATAAGGACGTTCGACTTGTTTGTGACTTAGAGAATGCTGGCTGTAATCCAACAACAATACAAAAGATTTTGGAAGAAGTTGCTGACGAAAATAATGTACGTTATTTTAGTGGCTTGCATGCCAAAGTCTATATTTTTGATGACAAACGGCTCATTATTACGTCTGCAAACTATTCCAAGAATGGAATGGGTTGCGGAACTCTTGAGGCTGCGAATTTCATTGATACTGTAAATGGAAAGGGTTCTAAGGCTGCAGTAGATAAAGCCGTAGATTGGTTTGATGGCCTATTTGATAAATCACTTCTCGTATCTGAAAAAAGTGATGCTGAATGGGATCGCTTAAAGAGTCGGTTTGAATGGAATAAAAAACGAATTCGGCAAATTGAGAAAGAAGAAATAATCAAGGATAGTGTTGTTGACCTGTTGAAATTAGGAAAGGATGTAAATGATGTTATTTTTGTTTTATGGAGTGAAGATGATGATGGCTATCCAGAGATGCAAGAGTCTATAGAAAAAAATTATGGAATGAAATTCGACTTTTTAACAGAAGTATTGCCTGGTAAAAAGGGTGAACGAAAAAAAGAATTGCATTTTCTTGATACATTATATAAAACGCGAATCCGAGATAAAGATGCAATTATTTGTCAATTAACGCATAATGATGATGCCATAAGGAGTGGATGTATTAAAGTCGGCAAGATGATTGACATGGTTTATCGAAAAGGGAACACTTGTAGTAGGCAAAGTGATGCCGATAGTGTTTGCATGGTGTACAAAAAAATAAGGAAAGGAAAATGGATTTATGAACTCGATTCGTCAAATTGTACTTTACGAGAACTTATTAATTCTCGAATAAGGGATAATCTAGGGAAATGGGAGAAATTGGTTGATGCTAAAAAGGATGGCTATGTCACTTTCGCTGAAATGCAGAAATTTCTTGGCTATAGAAATTAG